One region of Cytobacillus sp. IB215665 genomic DNA includes:
- a CDS encoding agmatinase family protein, translated as MEGSFVSNYPYPLLKRPPFSWDRDENIAEPKVHEWIQTLPVNHDVNWENYDISILGIPLSRSSISASAASENPEAMRREWKSFTTYNIDYDIDLRDLSVVDLGDVKQHVTDIALCHQNITDAMVAMRHHHPHLLPIMLGGDHSITAMLVKGWKKAHANAKIGILQFDTHFDLRDVNEFGPANGTPIRNLIESEIIEGKHVYNIGLHGFFNAKSLKDYADECGLNYTTLREARKQGIEHVVKRAIDELSKQVDTIYLTVDMDVLDITAGPGAPAATPGGMRTDELFDAVYIAGQSDKVKAMDIVCLDPHKDQANSTVKAGVHVMLSFLSGYVNRSSEKSSVR; from the coding sequence ATGGAGGGAAGCTTTGTGTCTAATTATCCGTACCCTTTGCTTAAGCGACCACCATTTAGCTGGGATAGAGACGAGAATATAGCAGAACCTAAAGTACATGAATGGATTCAAACATTACCTGTAAATCATGATGTTAATTGGGAGAACTATGATATCTCTATTTTAGGAATACCTCTTTCGCGCTCATCTATTAGTGCATCAGCCGCGAGTGAGAATCCTGAAGCGATGCGCAGAGAATGGAAGTCTTTTACGACGTATAATATTGATTATGACATCGATTTAAGGGACCTTTCTGTAGTAGATTTAGGTGATGTTAAACAGCATGTTACAGACATTGCACTGTGTCATCAAAATATTACCGATGCTATGGTTGCAATGCGTCACCATCATCCACATTTATTACCTATCATGCTCGGTGGAGATCATTCCATTACTGCAATGTTAGTGAAAGGGTGGAAGAAGGCACATGCTAATGCGAAAATAGGTATTTTACAGTTTGATACTCATTTTGATCTACGAGATGTAAATGAATTTGGTCCAGCGAACGGTACACCAATTAGAAACCTCATTGAAAGCGAGATAATAGAAGGTAAACATGTGTATAATATAGGCCTTCATGGTTTCTTTAATGCGAAATCATTAAAGGACTATGCAGACGAATGTGGGTTGAATTATACGACACTACGTGAGGCTCGTAAACAAGGAATTGAACACGTAGTAAAGCGAGCAATAGATGAGCTGAGTAAACAAGTAGATACAATATATTTGACTGTTGATATGGATGTACTAGATATTACTGCTGGGCCGGGGGCACCTGCTGCAACACCTGGTGGAATGAGAACAGATGAGTTGTTTGATGCTGTTTATATTGCTGGTCAAAGTGACAAAGTGAAGGCAATGGATATTGTTTGTCTTGATCCACATAAGGATCAAGCAAATTCAACTGTCAAAGCAGGTGTACATGTCATGCTATCATTTTTATCTGGATATGTTAATAGATCAAGTGAAAAGAGCTCTGTTCGTTAA